CTGACATGGAACTTTGCTTTAGCCAACAGCCCCTACATACATATATCATATATTTGTGTGTCATTCGGAGCTTAATTACTTTGCacatttattttaataaattataaagtaCCTCTGTGTCAAACTCCCCGGATTCAACAGCAATGTTAATGTCAGTGATGATCTTAACCAGATCCACCAGTAATCCGGGCCGATCAGCTGTCTCCACGTACAGCAAACTGCAAGACAACACTATAATCTGTAATCAGAACTTTCTGTTTGGAACATAATAACAATTGATTAAGCATCCATCACCTTCTAGCAGGGCCATCGTCAGATATTGTTATATGGGTCGCTATGTCCACATCTACCTGATcattttttcaaattcaattcaattcagagACATATATGCATGCACTTGCTACTTAGGAAAGAATGAAAAATTCATGATTTACCTGCACCTTTGGAGGCACAAGTCCAAAAGCTGCTCCCAGAGCTAATTGGGCACTAGATTCCTTGATACATATACATGTGTTGATCTAATTAGAAGAATTGATGTCGTTTAACCAAACCAGAATAGTTATACTTTGAGAAGGAAGCATACCGGGTGATACTGAATCAAGTTATTTATGATTGTCAAACGGATTGCCTCCAACAACTCTGCCTCTTCTACTTTCCTTCCGGTATCACTGCATAGAATAAAGGCCTTAGCCTTAAGATCATTTTCGTTTCAAATAAAGGTGCAGATGcaatagaatcaagcaagattTGTTGTGCCAACGGTCATGGAAGCTACATAAATGGTTATACATCTCTCCACTGATTATTGCTAAATACTTACGCTTTGGTAATGGAAAACCTGTTGTGCTTGCCAGAGGAGTCGAGAAAAACGTTTGCCTTAACAACATTGAGGCCTAAATTTTTGAGCG
The Arachis stenosperma cultivar V10309 chromosome 7, arast.V10309.gnm1.PFL2, whole genome shotgun sequence genome window above contains:
- the LOC130940722 gene encoding ACT domain-containing protein ACR11-like, which codes for MAVAMAACSLGLHLTTADNSFSIRPLDKTISIAKTCYILHKTRWSSSRITIIRRATPLTDVMKEDGNQGDADATVPTPIVIIDQDSDPDATVVEITFGDRLGALLDTMNALKNLGLNVVKANVFLDSSGKHNRFSITKADTGRKVEEAELLEAIRLTIINNLIQYHPESSAQLALGAAFGLVPPKVQVDVDIATHITISDDGPARSLLYVETADRPGLLVDLVKIITDINIAVESGEFDTEGLLAKAKFHVSYKDKAIIKPLQQVLANSLRYYLRRPSTEEASF